The genomic interval AACAGCAAGCAATTGTGGAAGGTGGCTAACGCTGGCGGCTATAACGTCATGCTGTTTTGACGGAATATGCAGAATATTAGCGCCAAGCAATTCAATTATATTTTTAAAATCATTCAGTTTATCATTTTTGGTAAGATCTTCTGTGATAATATAAACCGTATTTTCAAATAGTAACGGATCGGAATTATCATATCCGCCGACTTCCTTTCCGGTCATTGGATGTCCGCCGATATAAATTCCTTTACTTTTTAAATTATCCCATTCTTTTTGAAAAACATATTTAACACCGGATACATCGGTTAAAATTGAATTTTCATTTAAAAGAGGCGCAATTGTTTTAAAGAAATCAATATTTGTATCTAAGGGAAGACATAAAAATATAAGATCTGATTTAACTGCATCTTCGGGTAAAGTTAATGACTTATCAATAACATTTTGCAGTAATGCTTTTTGCAAAACATTTTGTTCATCAAAAGCGGAAATAAAAAAACGGCGGTCGCTGTTTTTTAATGCCTTAGCAATAGAACCGCCGATTAAACCTAAACCGATAATAGCAACATTTTCAATCTTCGTAGTCATTATTCCAAAAGTTAAATAGTTTTTCCTATAGCATTGGCAATTGCTCTTAGTTCATCCATTAAATTAATAAAAGTATCCGGCAATAATGCCTGGGGACCATCGGATAAGGCATTTTCCGGATCGTGATGAATTTCAATCATCAACGCGTCGGCTCCCGCGGCAACTGCCGCCCTTGCCATTGGCGGAACTTGGTCTCTAAATCCGGTTGCGTGTGATGGATCCGCAACAACAGGTAAATGACTTTTCTTATGAACAATTGGAATTGCCGAAAGGTCAAATGTATTTCTCGTATATGTTTCAAATGTTCTAATGCCTCTTTCGCAAAGAATTACATTTTTATTTCCACCTGCCAAAACATATTCTGCTGACATTAACCATTCCTCAATAGTTGCGGCTAAACCTCTCTTTATCATTACAGGAATATTATTTAAAGAAAGTTCTTTCAGCAATGAAAAATTCTGCATATTTCTTGCGCCCAATTGAAAAATATCAGTGTATTTCCCAATTAGGTCAATTTGGTCCATCTGCATCACTTCAGTTATAACTAACAAGCCGTATTTATCGGCTGCTTGTCGCATTAATTTTAAGCCTTCTTCTCCCATTCCTTGAAATGAGTAAGGTGATGATCTAGGTTTGAACGCTCCGCCGCGAAGAATTTTTGCGCCTGATCTTGCAACAACTTCCGCAAGTTTAAATATTTGTTCTTCACTTTCAACCGAACATGGACCTGCCATAACCGCAATTTTACTTCCTCCAATTTCAACGTCTTTTATTCTAACCACGGTTTTTTCTTCTTTGAAATTACGGCTGGCTAATTTAAAAGGGGAAGTGACGCGGTAAACGTCGGCAACGCCTTCCAATATTCTAATTATTCTGGTGTCAAAATCGGGTTTAACTCCAATTGCGCCAAGAATGGTTCTTTGCACTCCTGCAGATTCATGGATTTTAAAACCGAAATCTTCTAAGTGTTTTTTGATATTATTTATTTGCTCTGTGGTTGCGTTGTTTTCTAAAATAATAACCATTTTAATTATCCTTTTCTTTAATCATGATAAATTTTTTCACCGGCAGTAACTGCCAAATCCAAGTAATCGTCTTGCGAAGGTATTGCACAAGAATAGTTTGCATTGTATGCACAATACGGATTAAAAGCTAAATTAAAATCAATTGTGTAAATATGATCTTTGTTTGGATCAAGTTCAAATGATAAATAACGTCCGACGCCGTAGGTTTGTCTGCTAGTTGTCTTATCTGTAAACCAAATACTGTAATAAACTGAACTGTCTTGACCCATATTTGCATATACGTTAAGTTTATAATCTTTATTGTCTTTGTTGAAAGATAAATATCCGATTCTCAATGCCGCTCTTTTTTCGCCTTTTGTTCCTAAAATTGGAATATCGACTTTTTCATCGTATTCGATAAACTTGCTTTTAAATACAAAATCAGGATCAACGTCAAAATATTTTAGTCCGCTATATTCAACTTTCCCTTTGTAATTAAAAGGTGAATTTTGATTATCTTTCATCCATTCGTCTACTACATTTCTATTTTCTTCTATCGAATTAATATATTCCTTTTCTTCAGGAGTATAATTATTACAGCTGTTAAAGCTTATTAAACCAAGAAATGCCAATAAGCTAAAAAGTATTTTTTTCATTAAGGTTCCTTATTTATTTTTTTCTTCAATTCATTCAAAGCGTTCAGAGCTTCAATCGGAGTCATATTATCCACAGAAATGTTAGCAATTTCATTTCTTAATTCTTCGTCCTTCATTTCAAAGAGATTTATTTGTAATTCATTTTGTTTGAATTTTTGAATTTTCTGTTTTTTAATTTCATAGGGAGTTAATTCTTTATCTTCCAAATTTAGTAAAATTTGCTTAGCTCTTTTTGTAACAAAATCCGGCAGTCCAGCCATTTGCGCTACTTGAATTCCATAACTGTGATCCGCGCCACCCGAAGAAACTTTGTGCAGAAAAATTACTTTATCGTCGTATTCTCTAACTTCAACTTTGAAATTTTTAATTCTTGGAAAAATTTCCGACATTTCATTCAATTCGTGGTAGTGTGTCGCAAACAAAGTCTTTGCGTTCATATTAGGATTCTCATGCAAATATTCTGTAATAGCCCATGCGATTGAAAGTCCATCGAAAGTGCTTGTACCTCTTCCAATTTCATCAAGAAGAATTAAACTTTTAGATGTAGCGTTATTTAAAATATTTGCGGCTTCCTGCATCTCCACAAGGAACGTACTTTCACCCGCCGAAATATTATCACTCGCGCCAACTCTTGTATAGATTCTATCTACTATGCCAATCTTTGCGGTTTCAGCGGGTACAAAAGATCCAATTTGCGCAAGGAGAACAATTAGACCAATTTGACGAAGATAAACAGATTTTCCCGCCATATTCGGTCCGGTTAAAATTATTATTTGTGTATCAGAATTTTTAAGGAAATAATCGTTTGGAGTAAATTTATCGCCTGCCGGTAAAATTCTTTCTACAACGGGATGACGTCCGTTTTTAACCGATAATTCATCGCTGTTTGTAATTTCAGGCTTAACGTAATTAAATTCATCTGCGCATTCGGCAAAGGACAAGTAACAATCAAGCATTGCAATAAGTTGCGCATTTTTTTGAATTTTTTCGGCTTCATTAGCGACAACCAATCTGACTTCGTTAAATAATTGATACTCAAGATTACCGATATTTTCTTCGGCATTTAAAATTTTATCTTCATATTCCTTTAATTCGGGAGTAATGTATCTTTCGCCGTTAACCAAAGTTTGTTTTCTTACATAATTTTCCGGAATTTTATTTTTATGCGCATTGCTTATTTCAATGTAATAACCGAAAACTTTATTATAACTAACTTTTAAAGAAGGAATATTCGATCTTTCTCTTTCAGTCTTCTGAAGATTTGCGATCCAGCTTTTTGCATTTATTGAGAGGTCTCTCAGTTCGTCCAATTCTTCATTAAAACCATTTCTTATAATACCGCCGTCTGTAATTGAAAT from Ignavibacteriota bacterium carries:
- a CDS encoding prephenate dehydrogenase/arogenate dehydrogenase family protein, with translation MTTKIENVAIIGLGLIGGSIAKALKNSDRRFFISAFDEQNVLQKALLQNVIDKSLTLPEDAVKSDLIFLCLPLDTNIDFFKTIAPLLNENSILTDVSGVKYVFQKEWDNLKSKGIYIGGHPMTGKEVGGYDNSDPLLFENTVYIITEDLTKNDKLNDFKNIIELLGANILHIPSKQHDVIAASVSHLPQLLAVSLVNTASVKTEDYNFLDLAAGGFRDMTRIASSDFKIWESVIVKNKNQILNAIDGFEIELMKLKKWIKNNELNYIENYFNSARKHRDEIPKNSKGFLTPIYDIFIFVKDEPGVISKISTKLFENNINIKDIELLKIREGNGGTFRISFESKDVAEKAKILITELGFKFREH
- the aroF gene encoding 3-deoxy-7-phosphoheptulonate synthase yields the protein MVIILENNATTEQINNIKKHLEDFGFKIHESAGVQRTILGAIGVKPDFDTRIIRILEGVADVYRVTSPFKLASRNFKEEKTVVRIKDVEIGGSKIAVMAGPCSVESEEQIFKLAEVVARSGAKILRGGAFKPRSSPYSFQGMGEEGLKLMRQAADKYGLLVITEVMQMDQIDLIGKYTDIFQLGARNMQNFSLLKELSLNNIPVMIKRGLAATIEEWLMSAEYVLAGGNKNVILCERGIRTFETYTRNTFDLSAIPIVHKKSHLPVVADPSHATGFRDQVPPMARAAVAAGADALMIEIHHDPENALSDGPQALLPDTFINLMDELRAIANAIGKTI
- a CDS encoding DUF1684 domain-containing protein, translating into MKKILFSLLAFLGLISFNSCNNYTPEEKEYINSIEENRNVVDEWMKDNQNSPFNYKGKVEYSGLKYFDVDPDFVFKSKFIEYDEKVDIPILGTKGEKRAALRIGYLSFNKDNKDYKLNVYANMGQDSSVYYSIWFTDKTTSRQTYGVGRYLSFELDPNKDHIYTIDFNLAFNPYCAYNANYSCAIPSQDDYLDLAVTAGEKIYHD
- the mutS gene encoding DNA mismatch repair protein MutS, encoding MAQYHKIKNQHPDTILLFRVGDFFETFEDDAKTASKVLGITLTKRANGKAGEVPLAGFPHHAIDAYLPKLVKAGYRVAVCEQTENPKFAKGIVKRDVVEVVTPGVVFSDKLLEHKKSNYLASIFLSDNFAGISYCDISTGEFYTFESPILKISEQIEIIQPAEIITAKKQFAEINDIVNQTKYHCKITRVDDWVFTSDYANDLLKEQFKTQTLKGFGIENLFSGIISAGSILYYLKDTQKSNLSHITKISLYNSSEYMYLDLSTKRNLEILYTMQDGQREGSLISVLDKTKTAMGARLLKKWINAPLRNKDQIDNRLECVEDFYKNKSLRKNLQNEFKEIGDLERLISKVCTNRANPRELVYLKNSIKKIPILKQLLDQSKSEIVGLINSKLFDLEEIFEKVELAIVDDPPISITDGGIIRNGFNEELDELRDLSINAKSWIANLQKTERERSNIPSLKVSYNKVFGYYIEISNAHKNKIPENYVRKQTLVNGERYITPELKEYEDKILNAEENIGNLEYQLFNEVRLVVANEAEKIQKNAQLIAMLDCYLSFAECADEFNYVKPEITNSDELSVKNGRHPVVERILPAGDKFTPNDYFLKNSDTQIIILTGPNMAGKSVYLRQIGLIVLLAQIGSFVPAETAKIGIVDRIYTRVGASDNISAGESTFLVEMQEAANILNNATSKSLILLDEIGRGTSTFDGLSIAWAITEYLHENPNMNAKTLFATHYHELNEMSEIFPRIKNFKVEVREYDDKVIFLHKVSSGGADHSYGIQVAQMAGLPDFVTKRAKQILLNLEDKELTPYEIKKQKIQKFKQNELQINLFEMKDEELRNEIANISVDNMTPIEALNALNELKKKINKEP